The DNA region CCAAGGGTCACACCAGCCGTTGAATCTGTACCAAGATCACTAAGCCGAATGGAACCAAGGGAATTAATCAAACCTAAAACCGTACCAAGCAAACCCAATAACGGTGATAGGGCAATCACTGCCTCTAGAAGTTTTTCGCCGCGACGCATCAACGCTAATTCTTCATCGGCAGCAGCTTCCAAAGCCAAATGAAAAATCTCTGGATCGCTACATTCCTGCCGTAGAGGAGCATAAAGGAATCGACCAAGGGGATGTTCTCGGCAAGTGCGGGCAATCTCACTCACAGCCTGCCATCGATAATGGGCTGCATCAAGAATTTTGTCCTGCACACGCTGACTTTTCTGAATGACTTTCCACCAAAACCAGAGCCGCTCGATGATGGTACTGAGAGCCATAATTGACAGTAATATTAACGGCCACATAGCGGGACCGCCCCGATTGATCATTTCAAAAAAATTCACGCGTTACCTCACTCCAATCACACAGGCATCATTTAATTTTAGGCTGTTTTATCCGCCTTTAAATCAAGTCCCTTTGCAAAACTATTTTGTTGCTTCAACTGGCTGAAATTTTGGAAAAAACCGTTAGGCGATCGCGTCCCTGCTCCTTAGAAATATACAGAGCCTGATCACACTCAGTAATAAACCCACCAATCGTTTTATCTACGCTGGGAATAAGAGAGTGAACCCCAAGGCTAATACTGACAATATTTTTCACATCAGATGCGCGATGTTCAATCCCTAAAGCCTGCACTTCTTTAAGGATACGGTTCGCCACAACCCTAGCTTCCTCAATACCGGCATTGGGCAAAATCACCGCAATTTCTTCGCCGCCGTAACGTGCCGGTAGATCCCGGGCAAGCACAACACTTTGTTTAACCGCTTGAGCTACAGCGTAAAGACAATGGTCACCCATATGATGGCCATAGTAATCGTTATAACGCTTGAAACAATCAATATCACCAAGGATCAAACCGAGTGGTTTCTTGGCTTTCAGACAGTCTTCCCAAGCTTTATCGAGATATTCATCAAAGCGACGGCGATTGGGAATTTGGGTCAAGCTGTCAACGATCGCCAGTTCTCCCAGTTTATGGTTAGCGACGATTAGTTCTTGATTTGCTCTTTCTAGGTCGGTGCGTAGCATTCTAGACTCAAGTAAGGCTAATTCGAGGTCTTTCATCGCTTGCTTGAGAGTGCGATTTTTCGTTTCAAGATTGAGACGTAGCTCCTGAAGTTCTAATTGGCATTTCACCCGGGCAAGCACTTCATTTTCATCGAAGGGTTTGGGGATATAGTCCACAGCACCGAGACCAAAGGCTTTGACCTTATCTTTCGTTGTATTGAGAGCACTGATAAAAATGACAGGAATTGAAGTAGTTGTACCATCAGCTTTAAGCTGGCGGCAGACTTCATAGCCACTCATATCTGGCATTTGAATATCGAGCAAAATCAGATCTGGTGGCTGTTTCACGATGGACTGTAGCGCCATTGAGCCGTTAATTGCTTTTCTTACTTTGTAATTTTGCCGCGTCAAAAGCTCAGATAACAAACGCAAATTATTGGGTGTGTCATCAACAATCAAAATTGATGCTTTGTAATCGCTCATTAGTTCCATGTAGATTTATGTTTTCTACTGATTTTTCCCTAGGACGTTTGCAACAAAGTTTTTATTGGGGCTATTGTTTCGGCTATTTTCGATTAGTTATATTTCTGTAGTTATATTCCTGACGATGTCTTTAGCTTCAGGGGAGATGATACGCACTTTTTTCAGGATTTTTCATGGTAAAGCAGTTGTGGAACGCGAAACGTTTAGACATTCGGCTCTGGGAACCGGAACGGGATGCGATCGCCGCCCATCAGATCTATGGCGATCCGGCAGTTATGCAATTTATCCGCGAGCCTTCTCCAAATTTAGCGGCCACTATCGAAACGCTGCAGCGCTACCGAAATCTAACGTTACAGGGAAAACAGGGAACTGGGGCTTGGGCTGTCATTGAAAAAGACACGGCTCAACCCATTGGCACCATCTTGTTAGTTGAGTTGGCAGATAATAACGGCGATCGCCGTACCGGAAAAATCGAAATTGGTTGGCATTTTCGGCAAGCAAGCTGGGGGCAAGGTTTTGCCTTTGAAGCAGCGACTTGTCTATTAAATTATGGTTTTAACGTTTTAAAGTTACCGATTATTTACGCGGTATTGCGGGAAGATAATTGGCGATCGCGGCGGCTAGCAGAGCGCTTACAGATGTCTCCT from [Limnothrix rosea] IAM M-220 includes:
- a CDS encoding GNAT family N-acetyltransferase, with protein sequence MVKQLWNAKRLDIRLWEPERDAIAAHQIYGDPAVMQFIREPSPNLAATIETLQRYRNLTLQGKQGTGAWAVIEKDTAQPIGTILLVELADNNGDRRTGKIEIGWHFRQASWGQGFAFEAATCLLNYGFNVLKLPIIYAVLREDNWRSRRLAERLQMSPLGKTKEFYNTELLLFELAAKTVIKSN
- a CDS encoding diguanylate cyclase domain-containing protein, with amino-acid sequence MSDYKASILIVDDTPNNLRLLSELLTRQNYKVRKAINGSMALQSIVKQPPDLILLDIQMPDMSGYEVCRQLKADGTTTSIPVIFISALNTTKDKVKAFGLGAVDYIPKPFDENEVLARVKCQLELQELRLNLETKNRTLKQAMKDLELALLESRMLRTDLERANQELIVANHKLGELAIVDSLTQIPNRRRFDEYLDKAWEDCLKAKKPLGLILGDIDCFKRYNDYYGHHMGDHCLYAVAQAVKQSVVLARDLPARYGGEEIAVILPNAGIEEARVVANRILKEVQALGIEHRASDVKNIVSISLGVHSLIPSVDKTIGGFITECDQALYISKEQGRDRLTVFSKISAS